In the Parasteatoda tepidariorum isolate YZ-2023 chromosome 3, CAS_Ptep_4.0, whole genome shotgun sequence genome, one interval contains:
- the LOC107447521 gene encoding uncharacterized protein, whose protein sequence is MTKEATLEALEYICQDIEPNVLNSQSNDILTAIVHGIRKDEPSDHVELAATTALLNSANFEKESERHECMQAVCEATQSADAKILYNVEMQKLLKYLRTVKRDVYYQQVLLDLYNQMEFFQSSNAYASRGFPNLEHLINLKGIHDIIHTSKIEEWKKLLNYIKSKNFSDFVKPLKELIDEYDEISEFPSSEAKVECILDKKFLIGQNCRNYTLEEKREIAALIVPCLQPIKVYIESISSFPRTRLDCYIRKEDLLYNFWQRNTLSFL, encoded by the exons gaACCAAATGTTCTTAATTCACAATCAAATGACATCCTGACTGCAATTGTTCATGGGATTAGAAAAGATGAACCTAGTGATCATGTTGAGCTTGCTGCAACCACTGCACTTCTAAATTCAGCGAACTTTGAGAAGGAATCTGAGAGGCATGAATGCATGCAGGCAGTGTGTGAAGCTACTCAATCTGCTGATGCAAAA atCTTATATAATGTGGAAATGCAAAAGTTACTGAAATACCTTAGAACTGTAAAAAGAGACGTTTACTACCAGCAAGTTCTCTTGGATTTGTATAATCAAATGGAATTCTTTCAGAGCAGCAACGCTTACGCCTCTAGAGGCTTTCCTAATTTAGAACACCTGATTAACCTAAAAGGCATCCATGATATTATACATACTAGTAAAATAgaagaatggaaaaaattattaaactacattaaatcaaaaaatttttctgacttTGTTAAACCCTTAAAGGAACTAATCGACGAATATGATGAAATTAGTGAATTTCCTTCATCTGAAGCCAAAGTTGAATGTAtactagataaaaaatttttaatagggCAAAATTGCAGGAACTACACATTGGAAGAAAAAAGGGAAATTGCTGCCTTAATTGTTCCCTGCCTTCAGCCAATAAAAGTATACATCGAATCAATTTCTAGCTTTCCAAGAACAAGACTTGACTGCTATATTCGCAAAGAAGATCTGCTTTACAATTTTTGGCAGAGGAATACTCTGAGTTTCctctaa